From Methanomassiliicoccales archaeon LGM-RCC1, one genomic window encodes:
- a CDS encoding type II toxin-antitoxin system RelE/ParE family toxin codes for MTQFSIELSPDAKQQVDSIARYIAIELGNVSAALSFLDDVEASMENIRDNPYSHMVRPNSARIDGYPKRQFQFRKNFIMFYVILEDRNLIRILKVAYSWMDLSKD; via the coding sequence ATGACCCAATTTTCCATTGAACTATCCCCTGACGCAAAGCAGCAGGTGGATTCCATCGCCAGGTACATCGCTATCGAACTCGGGAACGTATCAGCGGCCCTGTCGTTCCTGGACGATGTGGAAGCATCCATGGAAAATATCAGGGACAATCCGTATTCCCACATGGTCAGACCCAATTCCGCAAGGATCGACGGTTATCCTAAAAGACAGTTCCAATTCCGTAAGAACTTCATCATGTTCTATGTGATCCTAGAGGATCGCAACCTCATCAGGATACTGAAGGTCGCATACTCATGGATGGATCTGAGCAAAGACTGA
- a CDS encoding STAS domain-containing protein, with the protein MKHTIENGTLTFFLEGELNSSNSEEAEKEIESVMASSTYEAIVLDLKDLKYTSSAGLRIIVRLKQQCDDTSLINVPKDIYSILEMVGFQNLLKIEKL; encoded by the coding sequence ATGAAGCACACCATAGAGAATGGTACCCTGACCTTCTTCCTGGAAGGGGAACTGAATTCCTCCAATTCGGAAGAAGCGGAGAAGGAGATAGAGAGCGTAATGGCCAGCAGCACCTACGAGGCTATCGTCCTGGATTTGAAGGACCTCAAATACACATCATCGGCGGGACTGAGGATAATCGTCAGATTGAAGCAGCAATGCGATGACACTTCACTGATCAACGTCCCCAAGGACATCTATTCCATCCTAGAGATGGTAGGTTTCCAGAATCTTCTCAAGATCGAAAAGCTCTGA
- a CDS encoding DUF1638 domain-containing protein, with protein MTSGVLGLIVCPMTDDNLTYSLGKDPEEKNIIVIDNDHNTSIKNKLEGIGQSYRLVPWNDIISRNFVPEQDRFTIIIYMINLGLHSKPDELKKTVEGITEEMQPFVDGIGFYLGTCGNFEWNIPKWCSEKGYKPGAMFCDKEGKLCHDCVGINIAGGPKYIELQKKYTGHLYIFPAMATNYDEFMEADQAESAATEASLTDEMREALGIAPGRDGYMRWLLSLGGYEHILKIDTGIGDREGFERDIQKVSERTGLTIRMAEDGWADLQPTDDLYSRCKSFLKKNE; from the coding sequence ATGACATCTGGAGTCCTCGGACTGATAGTCTGCCCCATGACCGATGACAATCTGACCTACAGTCTGGGCAAGGATCCCGAAGAGAAGAACATCATCGTTATCGACAACGATCACAACACCTCCATCAAGAACAAGCTGGAAGGCATCGGACAGAGCTACAGGCTCGTTCCATGGAACGACATCATCTCCAGGAACTTCGTTCCGGAACAGGACAGGTTCACCATCATCATCTACATGATCAACCTCGGACTCCATTCCAAACCTGATGAACTGAAGAAGACCGTGGAGGGCATCACCGAGGAGATGCAGCCCTTCGTGGACGGCATAGGATTCTATCTGGGGACCTGCGGTAACTTCGAATGGAACATCCCCAAGTGGTGCAGTGAAAAGGGCTACAAACCTGGCGCGATGTTCTGCGACAAGGAAGGCAAGCTCTGTCATGACTGCGTGGGGATAAACATCGCCGGAGGGCCCAAGTACATAGAGCTCCAGAAGAAGTACACTGGACATCTGTACATATTCCCTGCAATGGCCACCAACTACGACGAGTTCATGGAGGCAGATCAGGCCGAGTCCGCTGCCACTGAGGCCAGCCTCACCGACGAGATGAGGGAAGCTTTAGGGATAGCCCCAGGACGCGACGGCTACATGAGATGGCTGCTCTCTCTGGGCGGTTACGAGCACATACTGAAAATCGATACCGGGATCGGCGACAGGGAAGGTTTCGAGAGAGATATCCAAAAGGTTTCCGAGAGGACTGGGCTCACCATAAGGATGGCCGAGGATGGATGGGCAGACCTACAGCCCACCGATGACCTTTACAGCAGATGCAAATCATTCCTGAAGAAAAACGAATGA
- a CDS encoding type II toxin-antitoxin system Phd/YefM family antitoxin, with protein sequence MTAIVPITELRNTSKILEMSEKEPVLITKNGFGSRVLMNIETYDRIKEILLDIELAEAFRRSEEEGGNVDAFEFLKELRDDPIFH encoded by the coding sequence ATGACTGCCATAGTCCCAATCACAGAACTCAGGAACACCTCCAAGATCCTCGAGATGTCGGAAAAAGAGCCTGTGTTGATCACCAAGAACGGCTTCGGTTCAAGAGTACTGATGAATATAGAGACCTACGACAGGATAAAGGAGATCCTTTTGGACATCGAGCTGGCGGAAGCGTTCAGACGTTCCGAGGAGGAAGGAGGCAACGTGGATGCTTTCGAATTCCTGAAGGAGCTCAGGGATGACCCAATTTTCCATTGA
- a CDS encoding cysteine peptidase family C39 domain-containing protein, whose protein sequence is MAKAKKVRKPKTSGVASTPLIMQLETLECGAASLAMVMAYYGKWVPLEQLRVDCGVSRNGSNAKNILKAAQKYGFKTKGFACGIEKLKEKGKFPAIIHWSGGHFVVLNGFKGNKAIINDPAKGLVKVDLKTFDEMYTGIYLELEPGEDFVPSGERKSVIDFAKKRLKGNMKIVAFFSITAILINLAGVVNPLMDRIFIDKVLGGEDPGWLLPFILIIAGVGLFQVILKMIQSLYQYKIRGELDIAGSKTYMWTILRLPIEFFSQRMVGDLQRRQSENATIAETMVNVFAPLMYSAIMIIVYLFFMIKQSWILTLVGVSAIVLNIFISQYISKIRVNVSRVQLRDAANLTAMTSKGIEMVETIKSNGSESSYFASWSAVQDDVVKGKFKMARINATLGLLPSFISTMANYAVLILGIYLTMNDQFTVGAIVTFQGLMSLFMSPAMTVVSSGQTLQEMRTKMERVDDVLENPLDENVIREIPTDHASKIRGDLVVRDLTFGYSIMDKPTIEGFSLEVQQGQKVAIVGSTGSGKSTVSRLISGLYSPWSGDIIFNGQRISEIDHEIFTSSIAVVDQEITLFEDTINNNIKMWDESIADYEVIMACNDAQIHSTIMSREGGYNSLVLEGGKNFSGGERQRIEIARSLANDPSLIILDEATSALDAKTEYEVVNAIKARGITTIVIAHRLSTIRDADLIVVLDKGHIIERGTHDELMAVKGCYYDLVTNG, encoded by the coding sequence GTGGCTAAAGCTAAGAAGGTGAGGAAGCCCAAAACTTCCGGGGTAGCGAGCACTCCGCTCATCATGCAACTCGAGACACTCGAGTGCGGAGCTGCATCCTTAGCTATGGTCATGGCCTATTACGGCAAATGGGTCCCGCTGGAGCAGCTGAGGGTCGATTGCGGCGTCTCACGCAACGGGAGCAACGCCAAGAACATCCTCAAGGCCGCCCAGAAGTATGGATTCAAGACCAAGGGGTTCGCTTGCGGCATCGAGAAGCTGAAAGAGAAGGGCAAATTCCCTGCGATCATACACTGGAGCGGCGGTCACTTCGTCGTGCTCAACGGTTTCAAAGGGAACAAGGCCATAATCAACGACCCCGCGAAAGGACTGGTCAAGGTCGACCTGAAGACCTTCGACGAGATGTACACCGGGATCTACCTCGAATTGGAACCAGGTGAGGATTTCGTTCCCAGCGGAGAGAGGAAATCGGTCATCGATTTCGCCAAGAAGAGGCTCAAGGGGAACATGAAGATAGTCGCATTCTTCTCGATCACGGCGATCCTCATCAACCTGGCCGGCGTGGTCAATCCGCTGATGGACAGGATATTCATCGATAAGGTGCTGGGCGGCGAGGATCCGGGATGGCTTCTACCTTTCATTCTGATCATAGCGGGAGTCGGGTTGTTCCAAGTTATATTGAAGATGATCCAATCCCTCTACCAGTACAAGATCAGGGGCGAGCTCGACATAGCCGGTTCCAAGACATACATGTGGACCATCCTGAGGCTGCCGATAGAGTTCTTCTCCCAGAGGATGGTAGGGGACCTGCAGAGACGCCAGTCGGAGAACGCCACTATAGCGGAGACTATGGTGAACGTCTTCGCCCCGCTGATGTACAGCGCCATCATGATCATCGTCTATCTGTTCTTCATGATCAAACAAAGCTGGATTCTGACGCTCGTAGGGGTTTCCGCGATCGTCCTGAACATCTTCATCTCACAGTACATCTCCAAGATCAGGGTGAACGTCTCGCGCGTCCAATTACGTGACGCTGCCAATCTGACTGCGATGACCTCCAAAGGCATCGAGATGGTGGAGACCATCAAATCGAACGGTTCCGAATCCTCTTATTTCGCATCCTGGTCCGCAGTGCAGGACGATGTGGTCAAAGGGAAGTTCAAGATGGCCAGGATCAATGCGACCTTGGGCCTTCTGCCCTCATTCATCTCTACGATGGCCAACTATGCGGTCCTGATCCTCGGAATATACCTTACCATGAACGACCAGTTCACAGTCGGTGCCATCGTGACCTTCCAGGGTCTGATGAGCCTGTTCATGTCACCTGCCATGACCGTCGTGTCCAGCGGGCAGACACTGCAGGAGATGCGCACCAAGATGGAGAGGGTGGACGATGTCCTGGAGAACCCTCTGGATGAGAACGTCATCAGGGAGATACCCACTGACCACGCCTCCAAGATCAGAGGCGACCTCGTGGTCAGGGACCTGACCTTCGGCTATTCAATAATGGACAAGCCTACCATAGAGGGCTTCAGTTTGGAGGTCCAGCAGGGTCAGAAGGTCGCGATAGTCGGTTCCACGGGGAGCGGTAAATCGACGGTCTCCAGACTTATCTCCGGACTTTATTCGCCATGGAGCGGGGACATAATATTCAACGGACAGAGGATAAGCGAGATCGACCACGAGATATTCACATCATCGATAGCCGTCGTGGATCAGGAGATAACCCTGTTCGAGGACACGATCAACAACAACATCAAGATGTGGGATGAATCGATAGCTGACTACGAGGTCATCATGGCCTGCAACGATGCTCAGATCCACAGCACTATCATGAGCAGGGAGGGAGGGTACAACTCCCTCGTGTTGGAAGGCGGGAAGAACTTCTCCGGAGGGGAGAGGCAGAGGATCGAGATCGCCCGCTCACTCGCCAACGACCCCAGCCTGATAATACTGGATGAGGCGACGAGTGCCTTGGACGCCAAGACCGAATACGAGGTCGTCAACGCCATCAAGGCAAGGGGCATTACCACCATCGTCATAGCACACAGATTGTCCACGATCAGGGATGCTGACCTCATCGTGGTTCTGGACAAGGGACACATAATCGAACGCGGCACCCATGACGAGCTCATGGCAGTCAAGGGATGCTACTACGATCTGGTAACGAATGGATGA
- a CDS encoding tyrosine-type recombinase/integrase: MVKSGFVTMETINKRKRSVEKIIGERLALKDARRAYGQRMFDRGVPIESVSYAMGHDSIKTTQKYYANYREESILDNIYDVMRGRSESMP, from the coding sequence ATGGTCAAGTCGGGATTCGTCACGATGGAGACCATCAACAAGAGGAAGAGGAGCGTCGAGAAGATCATCGGCGAGAGGCTCGCTCTCAAGGACGCCCGCCGCGCCTACGGGCAGAGGATGTTCGACCGCGGGGTACCCATCGAGAGCGTATCCTATGCAATGGGGCACGACTCGATCAAGACCACGCAGAAGTACTACGCGAACTACCGCGAGGAATCCATCCTAGACAACATCTATGACGTCATGAGGGGCAGGTCTGAGAGCATGCCCTGA
- a CDS encoding radical SAM protein — MFYRLKENIALRKWKYLDGAVYKKGTDLALRVSKDEFGLLLKCDGEHDIGTDPLVNRLIDKGFIEVCSEGDGPSEWSALKEYDNLYFPRMNLMITGRCNMNCLHCFNAMDNAPLNSELSYEQIMDILDQARDIGVHAFTVTGGEPMMHRRFLDIVRAIYERNMHIFELNTNGVLIDQSMLDAFKEIGCRPVIKISFDGIGHHNWIRQNPKAEELAIKAIELCISNGFRVMAQVQVNRKNVDVMMDTARLLDGLGVENMRIIRTTEAPRWEKSSPHSSLTIEEYYERMTEFSKEYMASGLKMNVEVWQLIRMVPRFKNYELVPVSCSKDRFNIRIPMCKSNRGMIAVTSTGDVVPCLQMSGYLMDKGISLGNLLVTPLKDLIRNSPYLDVAVAPLLVQIMKNDKCADCKYYKACTGGCPALGLLYSPDSDFYHEDISKCIFFENGWYERITDSLKEWQLINPLDI; from the coding sequence ATGTTCTACCGTCTGAAAGAGAACATCGCGCTGAGGAAATGGAAATACTTAGACGGTGCCGTGTACAAGAAAGGCACCGATCTGGCCTTGAGAGTCTCCAAAGACGAGTTCGGACTGCTCCTGAAGTGCGACGGCGAACATGATATCGGAACGGATCCTCTTGTGAACAGACTTATCGACAAGGGATTCATCGAAGTATGCAGCGAAGGCGACGGCCCGAGCGAGTGGTCAGCTCTGAAGGAATACGATAACCTCTATTTCCCGAGGATGAATCTGATGATCACCGGGCGGTGCAACATGAACTGCCTCCATTGCTTCAATGCGATGGACAACGCACCGCTCAACAGCGAGCTCTCCTACGAGCAGATAATGGACATCCTGGACCAAGCCAGGGACATCGGCGTCCATGCGTTCACCGTGACCGGAGGAGAGCCTATGATGCACCGCAGGTTCCTGGACATCGTCAGGGCGATCTACGAGAGGAACATGCATATCTTCGAGCTCAACACCAACGGGGTGCTGATAGACCAGAGCATGCTGGATGCTTTCAAAGAGATCGGATGCAGACCGGTGATCAAGATATCGTTCGACGGCATCGGCCATCACAATTGGATCAGACAGAATCCGAAGGCGGAGGAGCTGGCGATCAAGGCCATAGAGCTCTGCATAAGTAACGGCTTCAGGGTCATGGCCCAGGTCCAGGTGAACCGCAAGAATGTCGATGTCATGATGGATACGGCAAGGTTGCTCGACGGGCTCGGGGTGGAGAACATGAGGATCATCAGGACCACCGAAGCGCCCAGATGGGAGAAGTCCTCCCCGCACTCGAGTCTCACGATAGAGGAGTACTATGAGCGCATGACGGAGTTCTCCAAGGAGTACATGGCTTCGGGTCTGAAGATGAACGTGGAGGTCTGGCAGCTCATCAGGATGGTCCCCAGGTTCAAGAACTACGAACTCGTCCCCGTATCGTGCAGCAAGGATAGGTTCAACATCCGCATCCCCATGTGCAAGAGCAACCGCGGCATGATCGCCGTGACCAGCACCGGGGATGTCGTTCCGTGCCTGCAGATGTCCGGCTATCTCATGGACAAGGGGATCAGCCTGGGGAATCTGTTAGTGACTCCTCTCAAGGACCTCATCAGGAACAGCCCCTATCTCGACGTGGCCGTAGCGCCTCTTCTGGTCCAGATAATGAAGAACGACAAATGTGCAGACTGCAAGTACTACAAGGCCTGCACCGGAGGCTGTCCGGCATTGGGTCTGCTGTATTCGCCTGACAGCGACTTCTATCACGAGGACATCAGCAAATGCATCTTCTTCGAGAACGGTTGGTATGAGAGGATCACAGATTCGCTCAAGGAATGGCAACTGATCAACCCCCTGGACATCTGA
- a CDS encoding carcinine hydrolase/isopenicillin-N N-acyltransferase family protein, whose amino-acid sequence MSTRTRGIIALAILIALAVVALVLSTAVPDDDQTVIFEVKVDADGKLAYIDMTGDYGFEDYLRHGSSDLDLTDFYEYLKDNVTCGRYINGVIPGNCSVFEATDADGSGYLVGRNFDYRYSMPAVVYTHADGCYRSMSLVDMRMFVDTDEDYRKLPADVRLNAAPYIPLDGVNEKGVFVCVNMVHNVSEMDMSGKTPIFTTCALRIILDHADSAEKAVDLLQDYSLRAEGCYHLLVTDTSGDSRAIEVIDGRIKATPTELMTNHYIYPGTGVPISESSQQRYDIIRDALDASDVMDEDRVKDVLVSVKQDSSDLSHYTRWSIVYDTEDLTATLYLRTGQTMDYDHPIRLELAAA is encoded by the coding sequence ATGAGCACAAGAACGAGGGGCATCATAGCCCTTGCCATCCTGATCGCCTTGGCGGTCGTTGCGCTGGTATTGTCCACCGCTGTACCGGACGACGACCAGACCGTCATCTTCGAAGTGAAGGTGGATGCCGATGGCAAACTGGCCTACATAGACATGACAGGGGATTACGGATTCGAGGACTACCTCAGGCACGGCTCGTCCGATCTGGATCTGACGGACTTCTACGAATATCTCAAGGACAACGTGACGTGCGGGCGGTACATCAACGGCGTCATCCCCGGGAACTGTTCCGTCTTCGAGGCGACCGATGCCGACGGCTCCGGATACCTCGTGGGCAGGAACTTCGATTACAGATACAGCATGCCCGCGGTGGTCTACACCCATGCGGACGGCTGCTACCGGTCCATGAGCCTCGTCGACATGAGGATGTTCGTGGACACCGACGAGGACTATCGCAAGCTGCCCGCCGATGTCAGGCTGAACGCGGCCCCGTACATCCCTCTGGACGGTGTCAACGAGAAGGGCGTCTTCGTTTGCGTCAACATGGTGCACAACGTCAGTGAGATGGACATGTCGGGTAAGACGCCAATCTTCACGACCTGCGCCCTGAGGATCATACTCGACCATGCGGACTCCGCCGAGAAGGCCGTGGATCTCCTGCAGGATTACAGCCTGAGGGCCGAGGGATGCTACCATCTGTTAGTCACCGACACATCTGGCGATTCCAGGGCGATCGAGGTCATCGACGGGAGGATCAAGGCGACACCCACCGAACTGATGACTAACCATTACATCTACCCCGGCACTGGAGTTCCCATATCCGAGAGCAGCCAACAAAGGTACGATATCATAAGGGATGCCCTGGACGCATCGGACGTCATGGACGAGGACCGGGTCAAGGACGTGCTGGTATCTGTCAAGCAGGATAGCTCCGACCTTTCCCATTACACCAGATGGTCGATCGTCTACGACACCGAGGACCTGACGGCCACCCTCTACCTCCGCACCGGCCAGACGATGGACTATGATCATCCTATCAGACTAGAGCTCGCAGCGGCCTGA
- a CDS encoding ATP-binding cassette domain-containing protein, producing MGWFEDQLKERKKLDDDLLKESFKSLAGMEAADPTDLSEKAARENYAISQILSYFNHQMTDIPTNITDFTDKLNYALGQYDVQYRKIMLDDSYAGDDECPLLIFTIVSNSPVVIFPKGTKSYYYVNHETGKKTTIDANLVNRLELEAYSFYRPLPKTKVSFKEYASYISKAIRPTDIALVILLSIIATGVGLLLPYLIKLMTGDVVGSKDMDQFISVSIYLIATATGLLIINAAKAFINSRVAIRIDRSVQEATMMRTLSLPTSFFKQYNTGELTARFNSVGMLSNLIVNQMSIALLSFVMSLAYIVQLFSFAPVLIIPVVIIEVVSLGFSVYISYVQRSHTRKVLELSSKEDGVTYEIINGIQKIRLSGSEKRAFAKWTRAYLRATKVTYNPPLILKLNAAISLLITLVGSIVLYLIAAENSIPVGNYVAFITSYGLITAAFLNLGQILGAVFSAQPLFEMARPIMTTEPENNSDKIKLESVSGNIELKDVSFRYEEDGPLILDNMSLTVKEGEYVAIVGQSGCGKSTLVRLLLGFEEPESGEILYDGINIKDIDLTSLRRNIGSVIQNGTLFHADIMSNILITAPDLKEKDAWEAAEIADLAEDIREMPMGMRTIISEGQGGISGGQKQRIMIARAVVHKPKILIFDEATSALDNKTQKKVTESIQKLNCSRIVIAHRLSTIMNADRIIMLEDGRIIEEGDYQTLIDRNGRFAELVERQRLNSEGRA from the coding sequence ATGGGTTGGTTCGAGGATCAGTTGAAGGAAAGGAAGAAGCTAGACGATGACCTGCTCAAGGAATCCTTCAAGTCACTGGCCGGGATGGAGGCTGCTGATCCGACCGATCTGAGCGAGAAGGCCGCCAGGGAGAACTACGCGATATCGCAGATCCTCTCCTACTTCAACCACCAGATGACGGACATCCCGACGAACATTACAGATTTCACGGACAAGCTCAACTACGCTCTCGGCCAGTACGACGTACAGTACCGCAAGATAATGCTGGATGACTCGTACGCCGGCGATGATGAATGCCCGCTGCTCATCTTCACGATCGTCTCGAACAGCCCGGTGGTCATTTTCCCCAAGGGAACGAAGAGCTACTACTACGTGAACCACGAGACCGGAAAGAAGACCACCATCGATGCCAATCTCGTCAACAGGCTCGAGTTGGAGGCGTACAGCTTCTACAGGCCTCTTCCCAAGACGAAGGTCTCATTCAAGGAATACGCCAGCTACATATCCAAAGCCATCCGTCCGACGGACATAGCCCTGGTGATTCTCCTGTCGATCATTGCAACCGGGGTCGGGCTCCTTCTGCCTTACCTGATCAAGCTGATGACGGGAGATGTCGTTGGTTCGAAGGATATGGACCAATTCATCAGTGTATCCATATATCTGATCGCCACAGCGACCGGTCTGCTGATCATCAATGCGGCGAAGGCCTTCATCAACTCCCGCGTCGCCATAAGGATAGACCGTTCGGTACAGGAAGCGACGATGATGCGCACTCTGAGCCTTCCTACGTCGTTCTTCAAGCAGTACAACACCGGAGAGCTCACCGCCAGGTTCAACAGCGTCGGGATGCTGTCGAACCTGATCGTCAACCAGATGTCGATAGCGCTGCTGTCGTTCGTGATGTCGCTGGCCTATATCGTCCAGTTGTTCAGCTTCGCACCCGTGCTGATCATCCCTGTGGTGATCATAGAGGTGGTATCGCTGGGATTCTCGGTTTACATCTCGTATGTCCAGAGGAGCCATACCAGGAAGGTGCTCGAGCTGTCCTCCAAGGAGGACGGAGTGACCTACGAGATCATCAACGGCATACAGAAGATCAGGCTGTCCGGTTCCGAGAAGAGGGCGTTCGCCAAATGGACCAGGGCGTACCTCAGGGCCACGAAGGTGACGTACAACCCTCCGCTCATCCTCAAACTGAACGCTGCGATCTCTCTGCTCATCACGTTGGTGGGAAGCATCGTCCTTTACCTGATAGCCGCAGAGAACAGCATCCCGGTCGGTAACTACGTGGCCTTCATCACCAGCTACGGTCTCATCACGGCCGCATTCCTCAACCTAGGTCAGATATTGGGAGCTGTGTTCTCCGCCCAGCCTCTCTTCGAGATGGCCAGACCCATAATGACCACAGAGCCGGAGAACAACAGCGACAAGATCAAGCTGGAATCGGTGTCCGGCAACATTGAACTGAAGGATGTCTCGTTCAGATACGAGGAGGACGGCCCGCTGATCCTGGATAACATGTCGTTGACCGTCAAGGAGGGAGAGTACGTTGCCATAGTCGGACAGAGCGGGTGCGGCAAATCCACATTGGTGAGGCTGCTGCTCGGATTCGAGGAACCTGAGAGCGGAGAGATTCTCTACGACGGCATCAACATCAAGGACATCGACCTGACCTCTTTGAGGAGGAACATAGGTTCGGTCATCCAGAACGGAACCCTCTTCCACGCCGATATCATGTCCAACATCCTCATCACCGCTCCGGATCTGAAGGAGAAGGATGCCTGGGAGGCGGCGGAGATCGCGGATCTGGCCGAGGACATCAGGGAGATGCCGATGGGCATGAGGACCATCATATCAGAAGGACAGGGCGGCATCTCCGGAGGACAGAAGCAGAGGATAATGATCGCCAGGGCCGTCGTGCACAAACCGAAGATCCTGATCTTCGACGAGGCGACCAGCGCTTTGGACAACAAAACGCAGAAAAAGGTCACTGAATCCATCCAGAAGCTCAATTGCTCGAGGATCGTCATAGCTCATAGATTGTCAACGATTATGAATGCGGACCGCATCATCATGCTCGAGGACGGCAGGATCATCGAAGAGGGCGACTATCAGACCCTCATCGACAGAAATGGCAGATTCGCCGAACTGGTCGAGAGACAGAGATTGAACAGCGAGGGGAGAGCATGA
- a CDS encoding SpoIIE family protein phosphatase, translated as MTDDGYLSPYAKNEADANRHMCLVLLLAAALAILVWMAYIPNVFKVGEFTYNLTITILPIVVVLLLTPMLFYKSKHLYNPLFKYYVLFLFILTISILNIIMPKHGILGWAVCIALTGHYYNPRVCMIVFVTVITAMICCLYLGVFYGEYDSNLLSGQVDVLSGTIHNELLPDIYPDTPEGRQQYLDALALAGENRFNVILTAYLGGRLLFIILLFAGVMYLNKRTKTLLADEVNASNEVEKGKTELEVAKKIQMETLPKKNLSIKGIEIVAELKAAKEVGGDLYDYLEIDKDHFAFLIGDVSGKGVPAAMFMMKTITAFRDFAKVGKTPSQILNEINDSIKKGNSASMFVTCFLAILDKRNGDIVFANAGHNPVLIGSNGNYRYLKCNPGIMLGCFNKTFIVDEEVVLNPGESMTLYTDGVTEARNTDGDFYGDEKLLNTMNGQVHESVIKLHDAIKHDLAEFVGDTPQSDDITLLTVKYHANKDYFEERSFDAKIDNIPEMLEYIEVFGNEHGFPEDFKKQMVIVGDELLSNIIKYGYENNGGEILVRLSFDDESRGFVLTIIDHAKPFNQLEVENHAYEEGETDLRAGGLGLIIVNSIMEESSYEYRDGTNILTLKKHF; from the coding sequence ATGACCGACGATGGATATCTAAGTCCGTATGCGAAGAATGAGGCCGACGCCAATAGACACATGTGCCTGGTCCTGCTCCTGGCCGCGGCCCTGGCGATCCTGGTGTGGATGGCCTACATCCCAAACGTGTTCAAGGTCGGAGAGTTCACATACAATTTGACGATAACGATCCTTCCAATCGTGGTCGTGTTGCTGCTCACCCCCATGCTGTTCTACAAGAGCAAGCATCTCTACAATCCCCTGTTCAAGTACTATGTGCTGTTCCTGTTCATCCTGACCATATCGATCCTGAACATCATAATGCCGAAGCATGGTATACTTGGGTGGGCCGTCTGTATCGCCCTTACAGGGCATTATTACAACCCCCGGGTCTGCATGATCGTCTTCGTGACCGTCATCACAGCGATGATATGCTGTCTGTATCTGGGAGTGTTCTATGGAGAATACGATTCCAACCTCCTTTCTGGTCAGGTCGATGTTCTCAGCGGTACCATCCACAACGAACTTCTGCCTGACATCTATCCGGACACACCGGAGGGAAGGCAGCAATACCTGGATGCCCTGGCCTTAGCTGGAGAGAACAGATTCAACGTAATACTGACTGCGTATCTGGGAGGAAGGCTGCTGTTCATCATCCTGCTGTTCGCCGGAGTGATGTATCTCAACAAGAGGACGAAGACCCTCCTAGCGGATGAGGTCAACGCCAGCAACGAGGTTGAAAAGGGCAAGACCGAGCTGGAGGTCGCCAAGAAGATCCAGATGGAGACCTTGCCCAAGAAGAATCTGTCGATAAAAGGCATTGAGATCGTCGCAGAGCTGAAGGCTGCGAAAGAGGTCGGTGGAGACCTCTACGATTATCTGGAGATCGACAAGGACCATTTCGCATTCCTTATCGGAGATGTTTCTGGCAAGGGAGTTCCGGCAGCCATGTTCATGATGAAGACCATCACCGCCTTCAGGGACTTCGCGAAAGTAGGGAAAACTCCTTCCCAGATCCTGAATGAGATAAACGATTCCATCAAGAAGGGTAACTCCGCCAGCATGTTCGTGACCTGTTTCTTGGCCATTCTGGACAAGAGGAACGGAGATATAGTGTTCGCCAACGCGGGACACAACCCGGTATTGATCGGTTCCAACGGGAACTACCGCTATCTGAAATGCAACCCCGGGATCATGCTGGGATGCTTCAATAAGACCTTCATCGTCGATGAGGAGGTCGTTCTGAATCCTGGGGAGAGCATGACCCTCTACACCGACGGTGTGACCGAGGCCAGGAATACCGATGGCGATTTCTACGGAGACGAGAAACTTCTGAACACGATGAACGGTCAGGTCCATGAGTCCGTCATCAAACTCCATGACGCGATAAAGCATGATCTGGCGGAATTCGTCGGGGATACGCCTCAGAGCGATGATATCACCCTTCTCACCGTGAAGTATCACGCCAACAAGGACTATTTCGAGGAGAGGAGTTTCGATGCCAAGATCGATAACATCCCTGAGATGCTGGAATACATCGAAGTCTTCGGTAACGAGCACGGATTCCCCGAGGATTTCAAGAAGCAGATGGTCATAGTCGGCGATGAGCTGTTGTCCAACATTATCAAGTACGGGTACGAGAACAATGGCGGCGAGATCCTGGTGCGTCTGTCCTTCGATGACGAGAGCAGAGGATTCGTCCTGACGATAATCGATCATGCTAAACCCTTCAATCAGCTAGAGGTCGAAAATCATGCATACGAAGAGGGAGAGACCGACCTGCGCGCAGGCGGACTCGGCCTTATCATCGTCAATAGCATCATGGAAGAAAGCTCATACGAATACAGGGACGGAACCAACATCCTGACCCTCAAGAAGCATTTCTGA